Proteins encoded by one window of Pseudonocardia sp. HH130629-09:
- a CDS encoding alpha/beta hydrolase, protein MWSDFARRADGVGRGFGSHWTYLSLGCATWPGGPDPDRYTGPWNRETAAPVLVIGNRKGDPATPYEDARTTSRLLADARLLTLDSFGHGARGESACIDGALTAYFTDGTLPAEGAVCEPDRGPFDPVP, encoded by the coding sequence GTGTGGTCGGACTTCGCGCGCCGGGCCGACGGGGTCGGGCGTGGTTTCGGCTCGCATTGGACCTATCTGTCCTTGGGGTGCGCGACGTGGCCTGGCGGGCCCGACCCGGACCGCTACACCGGGCCGTGGAACCGGGAGACGGCCGCGCCGGTGCTGGTGATCGGCAACCGGAAGGGTGATCCGGCGACGCCCTACGAGGACGCACGAACTACGTCTCGACTGCTGGCCGACGCCCGGCTGCTCACACTCGACTCGTTCGGACACGGCGCCCGTGGTGAGAGTGCCTGCATCGACGGGGCGTTGACCGCGTACTTCACCGACGGCACGCTGCCCGCCGAAGGGGCCGTCTGCGAACCGGACCGCGGGCCGTTCGACCCGGTGCCCTGA
- a CDS encoding AAA family ATPase: MIQVQKLCIEEFRGIRDLELDMDSSSFIVVGPNGSGKSGVIDAIDFALTGNVARLSGAGTGGISVAKHAPHVHQRDNPAAARVTLTFTHPASGQTGTLTRSVKTAGQFTLVPETPELLAAVQWAAGHPELILSRREVIKYVNTEPGKRAQEVQALLKLDRIDETRRLLNTARNKTSAAARSADDAVKSAEDAVRRGLDISDLLPSEVAVAVNKNREVLGLETLPATTLETDLSAGAKTEDSQSTFNRASAIRDIEAVIDYLAGHEDLDNAASDLGAALTELDADPAVLDSLKHRQLVETGLPLVISTACPLCDLEWPDVASLRQHLNDKLARSETAAKLQQRIQAAAGKVIGQLRSVRSLIQAAQPHAVTMGHSAALQTSLLEWSNDLAAFEAKLTTVESVRDESERVTTGPLSIPSPIPDGLKALRATIEAMPDQTATQAARTFLTVAQDRWTQLRQSRAKATKTTAAHKAANAVYETYNSVADAALTTLYKTVEADFSNFYRQINSDDESSFKAGLSPTAGKLDLEVDFYGLGMFPPMAYHSEGHQDGMGVCLYLALIRQLLKSDFRLAVLDDVVTSVDANHRRQFCKLLKEIFPDVQFIMTTHDEVWARQMQSSGLIARRSLARFHGWTVDGGPFYGQGVDFWTQIETDLANDDVPGAAHKLRRNLESSLADVAASIQGQVVFRADNNYDLSSFFSAVKGRHGDLLKKATASANSWNNDTAKQRVEVLRGERAKAILAQDGENWAINALVHNNDWATMTKEDFVPVVEACKQFLELFTCSNDACDGWVYVLGIPGKEEELRCSCGNLNLNLRKK, encoded by the coding sequence GTGATCCAGGTTCAGAAACTCTGCATCGAAGAGTTCCGCGGTATCCGCGACCTCGAACTCGACATGGATAGCAGCTCCTTCATCGTGGTCGGCCCGAACGGATCAGGCAAGAGCGGCGTGATCGATGCCATCGACTTCGCATTGACGGGAAACGTTGCTCGCCTCAGCGGAGCCGGCACAGGTGGAATCTCAGTCGCGAAGCACGCACCACACGTGCACCAGCGCGACAACCCAGCCGCAGCGAGAGTCACCCTGACCTTCACGCACCCTGCCAGCGGACAGACCGGCACTCTCACGCGCAGCGTGAAGACCGCAGGTCAGTTCACCCTCGTGCCCGAAACCCCTGAGCTTCTCGCAGCCGTCCAGTGGGCCGCAGGTCATCCTGAACTGATCCTGTCTCGACGCGAAGTCATCAAGTACGTCAACACCGAGCCCGGGAAACGCGCCCAAGAGGTGCAGGCGCTCCTCAAGCTCGATCGCATCGACGAGACGCGTCGCCTACTCAACACGGCTCGCAACAAGACGAGCGCTGCCGCCAGAAGCGCGGACGACGCCGTGAAGTCTGCAGAAGATGCCGTCAGACGCGGTCTCGACATCAGTGATCTGCTGCCAAGCGAGGTCGCGGTAGCGGTCAACAAGAACCGTGAAGTGCTCGGCCTCGAAACGTTGCCAGCAACCACCCTTGAGACCGACCTCAGCGCCGGAGCCAAGACTGAAGACAGTCAAAGCACCTTCAACCGGGCGTCGGCCATCCGGGACATTGAAGCCGTCATCGACTACTTGGCTGGGCACGAAGACCTGGACAACGCAGCGAGCGACCTGGGCGCGGCGCTAACCGAGCTCGATGCCGACCCCGCAGTCCTCGATTCGCTCAAGCACCGCCAGTTGGTCGAGACTGGCCTTCCATTGGTGATCAGTACCGCCTGTCCGCTGTGCGACCTGGAGTGGCCCGACGTTGCATCACTGCGGCAACATCTGAACGACAAGCTCGCTCGGTCCGAGACAGCCGCGAAGCTCCAGCAGCGCATACAGGCCGCGGCGGGCAAGGTGATCGGGCAGCTTCGCAGCGTGCGGTCCCTGATCCAGGCAGCACAGCCGCACGCCGTCACAATGGGGCACTCTGCTGCGTTGCAGACGTCCCTCTTGGAATGGTCGAACGACCTTGCCGCATTCGAAGCGAAGCTGACGACAGTCGAGTCCGTCCGCGACGAGTCCGAGCGCGTCACCACCGGACCCTTGTCCATTCCGTCGCCGATCCCCGACGGACTCAAGGCGCTACGAGCGACGATCGAAGCAATGCCGGACCAGACCGCGACCCAGGCCGCACGGACATTCCTCACTGTTGCCCAAGATCGTTGGACACAACTACGCCAATCGCGGGCAAAAGCGACCAAGACGACCGCAGCGCACAAAGCAGCCAACGCGGTGTACGAGACGTACAACTCCGTGGCAGACGCGGCACTGACGACGCTGTACAAGACCGTCGAAGCGGACTTCAGCAACTTCTATCGGCAGATCAACTCCGACGACGAGTCATCCTTCAAGGCAGGACTGTCTCCGACCGCCGGGAAGCTCGACCTCGAAGTCGACTTCTACGGGCTCGGAATGTTCCCACCGATGGCCTACCACAGCGAAGGCCACCAGGACGGAATGGGGGTTTGCCTCTACCTGGCCCTGATCAGGCAGCTCCTCAAGTCCGACTTCCGGCTCGCCGTCCTCGACGACGTAGTGACCTCCGTAGACGCCAACCATCGACGACAGTTCTGCAAACTACTCAAAGAGATCTTCCCCGACGTCCAGTTCATCATGACGACTCACGATGAGGTCTGGGCGCGACAGATGCAGTCTTCAGGCCTCATCGCTCGACGTTCGCTCGCTCGGTTCCACGGCTGGACCGTCGATGGGGGACCGTTCTACGGTCAAGGCGTCGACTTCTGGACCCAGATCGAAACCGACCTGGCCAACGACGATGTTCCCGGCGCGGCTCATAAGCTGCGACGCAATCTGGAGTCGTCGCTGGCCGATGTCGCTGCGAGTATCCAAGGCCAGGTCGTATTCCGTGCCGACAACAACTACGACCTCTCATCCTTCTTCTCAGCGGTCAAAGGCCGGCATGGAGATCTGCTCAAGAAGGCGACCGCCTCGGCGAACTCGTGGAACAACGACACCGCAAAGCAAAGGGTCGAAGTGCTGAGGGGCGAGCGAGCGAAAGCGATCCTTGCGCAGGACGGAGAGAACTGGGCGATCAACGCCCTAGTGCATAACAATGACTGGGCGACCATGACGAAAGAAGACTTCGTACCGGTCGTAGAAGCCTGCAAGCAATTCCTCGAACTGTTTACCTGCAGCAACGATGCCTGCGACGGGTGGGTCTACGTTCTTGGCATCCCCGGGAAGGAGGAAGAGCTCCGGTGTTCCTGCGGAAATCTTAACCTGAACCTGCGGAAGAAGTAG
- a CDS encoding TetR/AcrR family transcriptional regulator encodes MSPKKADTEPSVPGAIWFRVRPPARSTGSLSRNEIARATVTLLDDGGHAALSLRALANRLGVHATSLYWHVSTRDDLLDLAIDTVFSELDLPERPSGRWTDDIARFMRELRAALLRHPWAGALAASRPLLGPQALQRSEFVYCSLHQAGFRGPALVAAAASVSNLVIGSTATESAWHYQDETTARRAMHQHLHDHNDRYPTLASLPGTETDSWTDQFERAMDALLRGLNAQISDLL; translated from the coding sequence GTGAGTCCGAAGAAGGCGGACACCGAGCCCTCCGTCCCCGGAGCGATCTGGTTTCGCGTACGCCCACCAGCTCGCTCCACTGGAAGCCTCAGCCGCAACGAGATCGCCCGCGCAACCGTCACCCTGCTCGACGACGGTGGCCACGCTGCGCTGAGCCTGCGGGCGCTGGCCAACCGGCTCGGTGTGCACGCAACCTCGCTCTACTGGCACGTTTCCACCCGAGATGACTTGCTTGACCTCGCTATCGACACCGTATTCAGCGAACTCGACCTACCGGAGCGCCCGAGTGGTCGGTGGACCGACGACATCGCCCGGTTCATGCGCGAGCTACGTGCCGCACTGCTTCGCCACCCTTGGGCCGGAGCACTGGCAGCTTCCCGCCCGCTACTAGGCCCGCAAGCGCTCCAGCGCTCCGAGTTCGTCTACTGCAGTTTGCACCAGGCTGGGTTCCGTGGACCCGCCCTCGTCGCGGCCGCTGCAAGCGTCAGCAACCTAGTTATCGGCAGCACAGCGACCGAGAGTGCCTGGCACTACCAGGACGAGACGACCGCCCGACGGGCCATGCACCAACATCTGCACGACCACAACGATCGGTACCCCACTCTCGCTAGCCTTCCGGGCACCGAGACCGACAGTTGGACCGATCAATTCGAGCGGGCGATGGACGCACTACTCCGAGGCTTGAATGCCCAGATCAGCGATCTTCTCTGA
- a CDS encoding MFS transporter, producing MSERTQLGGDGHPRRWWILVAICASLLIVVVDNTVLSVALPAIAEAFGAGTATLQAVVDAYVVVFAGLLVTAGVAADRYGRRRVLLVGLVVFAMASAAAGLAGAVWILVGARAVMGIGAALVMPATLAILVQVFPEHERPRAFAAWAAVAAVAMAAGPVLGGLLVELWSWGGVFWINVPLALGAVAVVAALAPESRDPDAGRLDSVSAVLVTAGISSVVLTVLVLGENGSLIIAWSAGILAVLGLGWFTRRQLRSSAPMVEFALYRDPRFAGGSVAAAVLTLGTGSALFVLTQYLQLVRGQSALEAGVSLVPLALSIVIASIIGGRSATRVGPRICIVSGFVVVTAGFLLLAMLGPSSSYPHVAAGLALLGLGAGFSGPAVTSVVLGAVPRHRAGMGSGLHDTHQQLGIAIGVAVMGAILTSVYRSRMVDLVGVEDGALALTLLRGDANLARAGTEAFVAAQSTTMIVAAGCAASGALIAALVLRSRRTSRAKTAPV from the coding sequence GTGAGCGAACGCACGCAACTTGGGGGCGATGGGCACCCGCGTCGGTGGTGGATCCTCGTAGCGATCTGCGCATCGTTACTGATTGTCGTCGTCGACAACACCGTGCTGTCAGTGGCGTTGCCGGCGATCGCGGAGGCGTTCGGCGCGGGCACTGCGACGCTGCAGGCGGTGGTCGACGCCTATGTCGTCGTCTTCGCGGGGCTTCTGGTGACCGCCGGTGTTGCAGCTGACCGGTACGGCCGCCGACGGGTGTTGCTGGTCGGCTTGGTCGTGTTCGCCATGGCCTCGGCGGCCGCTGGGCTGGCCGGAGCAGTGTGGATACTGGTTGGCGCGCGGGCAGTGATGGGAATCGGCGCGGCGCTAGTCATGCCAGCGACACTCGCAATCCTGGTGCAGGTGTTCCCCGAGCACGAGCGCCCGCGTGCGTTCGCTGCGTGGGCCGCGGTGGCTGCGGTGGCGATGGCTGCGGGCCCAGTGCTAGGCGGGCTGTTGGTCGAACTCTGGTCCTGGGGCGGAGTGTTTTGGATCAATGTGCCCCTTGCCCTCGGAGCGGTAGCCGTAGTCGCAGCTCTCGCCCCCGAATCTCGCGACCCCGACGCTGGACGCCTGGACTCGGTGTCCGCGGTTCTGGTCACTGCTGGAATAAGCTCGGTTGTCCTGACCGTACTGGTCCTGGGCGAGAATGGCTCGCTGATCATCGCGTGGAGCGCCGGGATTCTAGCGGTTCTTGGGTTGGGATGGTTCACTCGAAGGCAGCTGCGTTCATCGGCGCCGATGGTCGAGTTCGCCCTGTACCGTGATCCGCGCTTCGCAGGTGGCAGCGTCGCGGCGGCCGTTCTGACTCTCGGGACCGGCAGCGCACTCTTTGTTCTGACCCAGTATCTGCAGCTCGTGCGTGGCCAGAGCGCGTTGGAAGCTGGGGTATCGCTAGTTCCACTGGCTCTCAGTATCGTCATCGCCTCAATCATCGGAGGACGAAGCGCGACCAGGGTCGGGCCACGTATCTGTATTGTGAGTGGCTTCGTCGTGGTGACCGCAGGATTCCTACTGCTCGCCATGCTAGGTCCGTCTAGCTCGTACCCGCACGTCGCGGCCGGTCTGGCGCTGCTCGGGCTCGGTGCTGGGTTTTCTGGCCCCGCCGTGACCAGTGTGGTTCTCGGCGCGGTCCCTCGACATCGCGCCGGTATGGGATCTGGCCTGCATGACACCCACCAGCAGCTCGGCATTGCAATCGGTGTGGCCGTGATGGGGGCGATCTTGACCTCGGTTTATCGCAGCAGGATGGTGGATCTTGTCGGAGTTGAGGACGGAGCGCTGGCCCTCACTCTGCTCCGAGGCGACGCAAACCTTGCTCGGGCTGGCACAGAGGCCTTCGTTGCTGCGCAGTCGACGACCATGATTGTTGCCGCGGGGTGCGCGGCTAGCGGCGCACTGATCGCCGCGCTGGTTCTCCGCTCGCGTCGAACGAGCCGAGCGAAGACAGCACCTGTGTAA
- a CDS encoding helix-turn-helix domain-containing protein, with product MTSFENFGAAPSAYELINRGEIAHVMIGSRRYVSREQLNDFISANTHTGYHAH from the coding sequence GTGACCAGCTTCGAGAACTTCGGCGCTGCGCCATCAGCATACGAGCTGATCAACCGAGGCGAGATCGCACACGTCATGATCGGCTCTCGGCGGTATGTGAGCCGCGAGCAACTCAACGACTTCATCAGCGCCAACACGCACACGGGCTATCACGCACACTGA
- a CDS encoding DEAD/DEAH box helicase: MAEIERRVVSGGELWWLREGPGAHGQEPKDVHVVADALAGSFRFVEESSAARGLRTPQLGALHAVLAHRSTEEAEPITIVMPTGTGKTETMLAAYCYEPSRTMVVVPSDALRTQIAEKFVTLGVLPEVGAVVGDFLCPVVLVLSSGLTTVEEVDELLDGTNVVVATAQALDKCSEPARMRLTGGCTRLFVDEAHHVGARTWREIVDLFSDREVVQFTATPYREDGRHLGGRVAYAYPLRLAQKHGYFARINYRSIIDLSDPDRAVATAAVGQLRVDLDAGYDHLLMARVSSVERAKQVVALYEELAPDLHPLRIDTGLADSTRRKRRDRLGQDCRIVVCVNMLGEGFDLPKLKIAAIHDPQKSLAVTLQFIGRFTRTGGGALGEASAFVPLQVTGVDERLRKLYGEDADWNEIIQDLTERGVGRERARSDFERGFGSLPREVAMRSIHPKMSTVVYQTPTTPPWRPEGVYDLFEDRLLTTQLGINNSGQVVWWVSRQATPVRWGDFASFNELVHHLYVVYLDDSAGFLYINSTDNDSLHEDIARTVCGDGVTLVKGESVYRILAQVQRRIPTNVGLLDSVSRNRRFSMHVGQDVLHAWRGEGGTKMKTNIFAHGFTDGRAVSFGASRKGRVWSHEQAHDIHDWVQWARLVGPVISDTSISLDTVMSGFLLPQPATERPPHVPLSIEWPHHLVATMSETRKVLHSGAEFSLLDTELALTAHAADGPLQFELRTPEWSLGFAFEFNENEPPRISPVGEDGVITTPSGRGSLAAFLTAHGLLVTFEDELVLVEQGYLLQPDRERRLFPTDSIEVFDWSGVEIKRESQGPERDPATVQHRAIQVLSAESDWELVIDDDGTGELADVVFLRRVDDELEVLLAH, translated from the coding sequence GTGGCGGAGATCGAGCGTCGCGTTGTCAGCGGCGGGGAGCTGTGGTGGCTTCGCGAAGGCCCAGGGGCGCACGGTCAAGAACCGAAGGACGTCCACGTGGTCGCGGACGCTCTGGCGGGAAGCTTCAGGTTCGTGGAGGAGTCGAGTGCGGCGCGCGGCCTGCGGACGCCTCAGCTCGGTGCCCTGCATGCGGTTCTCGCCCACCGGTCCACCGAGGAGGCCGAGCCGATCACCATTGTGATGCCGACCGGCACCGGCAAGACGGAGACGATGCTCGCGGCGTACTGCTACGAGCCGTCGCGGACGATGGTCGTCGTTCCGTCGGACGCGCTGCGTACTCAGATCGCCGAGAAGTTCGTGACCCTCGGAGTGCTCCCCGAGGTGGGAGCCGTCGTAGGCGACTTCCTATGCCCGGTCGTACTGGTGCTCAGCAGCGGCTTGACAACGGTGGAGGAGGTCGATGAGCTGCTCGACGGCACCAACGTCGTCGTGGCGACGGCTCAGGCGCTCGACAAATGCTCTGAGCCTGCTCGCATGCGGCTCACGGGTGGTTGCACACGCTTGTTCGTCGACGAGGCGCACCACGTCGGCGCGCGGACATGGCGGGAGATCGTCGATCTTTTCTCCGATCGCGAGGTAGTCCAGTTCACCGCTACGCCCTACCGTGAGGACGGCCGGCACCTGGGTGGTCGCGTCGCCTATGCATATCCGTTGCGACTCGCCCAGAAGCACGGGTACTTCGCGCGGATCAACTATCGGTCCATCATCGACCTTTCCGACCCCGATCGCGCGGTCGCGACCGCCGCGGTCGGACAGCTGCGGGTGGACCTGGACGCGGGCTATGACCACTTGCTGATGGCACGTGTGAGTTCGGTGGAACGCGCTAAGCAGGTCGTCGCGCTGTACGAGGAACTCGCACCAGATCTGCACCCGCTGCGCATCGACACCGGACTCGCGGACTCGACCCGCCGTAAGCGCCGGGACAGGCTCGGACAGGACTGCCGAATCGTGGTGTGCGTCAACATGCTCGGTGAGGGTTTCGACCTGCCGAAGCTCAAGATCGCAGCCATCCACGATCCGCAGAAGAGTCTCGCCGTCACACTCCAGTTCATCGGGCGCTTCACCCGTACCGGTGGCGGAGCCCTGGGTGAGGCTTCCGCGTTCGTGCCACTGCAGGTGACCGGCGTCGACGAACGACTCCGCAAGCTTTACGGCGAGGACGCGGACTGGAACGAGATCATTCAGGACCTGACCGAGCGCGGCGTCGGACGGGAGAGGGCCCGATCAGACTTCGAGCGGGGCTTCGGTTCTCTGCCCCGCGAGGTGGCGATGCGAAGCATCCACCCCAAGATGAGCACGGTCGTCTACCAGACGCCGACCACGCCGCCGTGGCGGCCGGAGGGCGTATACGACCTGTTCGAGGACCGACTGCTGACCACGCAGTTGGGTATCAACAACAGCGGCCAGGTCGTATGGTGGGTCTCGCGGCAGGCCACGCCGGTCCGGTGGGGAGACTTCGCGAGTTTCAACGAACTCGTCCACCACCTCTACGTGGTCTATCTCGACGACTCTGCCGGATTCCTCTATATCAACAGCACCGACAACGACTCGCTTCACGAGGACATCGCGAGAACTGTCTGCGGCGACGGTGTCACCCTGGTGAAAGGGGAGAGCGTCTACCGGATCCTTGCGCAGGTGCAGCGTCGGATCCCGACCAACGTCGGTCTCCTCGACTCGGTCAGCCGGAACAGACGGTTCTCCATGCACGTCGGGCAGGACGTCCTCCACGCCTGGCGCGGCGAGGGCGGAACGAAGATGAAGACCAACATCTTCGCGCACGGATTCACCGACGGGCGGGCCGTAAGCTTCGGAGCGTCCCGGAAGGGACGGGTGTGGAGCCACGAACAAGCGCACGACATCCACGATTGGGTCCAGTGGGCGCGGCTCGTGGGCCCGGTAATTTCCGACACGTCGATCTCGCTGGACACCGTGATGTCGGGCTTTCTGCTCCCGCAGCCAGCCACCGAGCGCCCGCCGCACGTGCCGCTATCGATCGAGTGGCCGCACCATCTTGTCGCGACTATGAGCGAGACGCGCAAGGTCTTGCACAGTGGGGCGGAGTTCTCGCTGCTCGACACCGAGCTCGCGCTGACCGCGCACGCGGCGGACGGTCCATTGCAGTTCGAGCTGCGAACCCCGGAGTGGTCGCTCGGGTTCGCGTTCGAGTTCAACGAGAACGAGCCGCCGAGGATCAGTCCGGTCGGCGAGGATGGAGTCATCACGACACCGTCCGGGCGCGGCAGCCTCGCGGCGTTCCTCACCGCTCACGGGCTGCTGGTCACGTTCGAGGACGAGCTCGTCCTGGTCGAGCAAGGCTATCTCCTGCAGCCGGACCGCGAGCGTCGGCTGTTCCCCACCGACTCGATTGAGGTGTTCGACTGGTCCGGAGTCGAGATCAAACGTGAGTCGCAAGGCCCGGAGCGAGATCCGGCCACCGTCCAGCACCGCGCCATCCAGGTCCTGTCCGCCGAGTCCGACTGGGAACTCGTCATCGACGACGACGGCACCGGTGAGCTGGCCGATGTCGTCTTCCTGCGCCGGGTCGACGACGAGCTGGAAGTGCTGCTCGCGCACTGA
- a CDS encoding IS1380 family transposase, with the protein MRLGAPDAALTRFSGLAAVTELIDRLGIIDKLDAAVGPIKDRDRGCSAGQMLVGMSAAQLCGEDFLVGLDRHRADTAGQALTPVPGLASTTAAGLARKFIEGQWAAVETGLGDVHTTALDLLAQVDPDRAEQLTADVTIDLDTTDVEVYGRLKQGVAFNHQGQRVARPHVATWADTAVVLAADLGSGRDDPRATSAELFYRALAALPAQARAGRVRVRADAGYFAGQLARAALFVGVEFAIGARRIAPLWRILDGVAADGWTDAIDMTGAQVAVADYCPNWWPAATQLLIRRVRLDLDHGQVSGDPRARRRRTLHPAQRALPLDDLATVAKVDGVFAYSFIVTNLDVSTPAAAAQAEYWYRHRTKVENLFRDTKHGAALRHLPSGHLAVNRAWMWGALLAATTSGWLHHLTARTRDGRLVGHGVRGGQAMIATLRRRLITIPARLVRHARGLTLRLPPGEHLLAEVLARVRALPAPS; encoded by the coding sequence GTGCGTCTCGGCGCGCCGGACGCGGCGCTGACCAGGTTCTCCGGGCTGGCCGCGGTGACCGAACTGATCGACCGGCTCGGGATCATCGACAAGCTCGACGCCGCGGTCGGGCCCATCAAGGACCGCGACCGCGGGTGCAGCGCCGGGCAGATGCTGGTCGGCATGTCGGCGGCGCAGCTGTGCGGGGAGGACTTCCTGGTCGGGCTGGACCGGCACCGCGCCGACACCGCCGGGCAGGCACTCACGCCGGTGCCGGGGTTGGCGTCCACGACCGCCGCCGGGCTCGCGCGCAAGTTCATCGAGGGGCAGTGGGCGGCGGTGGAGACCGGGCTCGGTGACGTGCACACCACCGCGCTGGACCTGCTCGCCCAGGTCGACCCGGACCGGGCCGAGCAGCTGACGGCGGACGTGACGATCGATCTGGACACCACCGATGTCGAGGTTTACGGCCGGCTCAAGCAGGGCGTGGCGTTCAACCACCAAGGCCAGCGGGTCGCCCGCCCGCACGTCGCGACCTGGGCCGACACCGCGGTGGTGCTGGCCGCTGACCTCGGTTCGGGCCGGGATGACCCCCGCGCCACCAGCGCCGAGCTGTTCTACCGGGCGCTGGCCGCGCTCCCCGCGCAGGCGCGGGCGGGGCGAGTCCGCGTGCGTGCGGACGCGGGCTACTTCGCCGGGCAGCTCGCCCGCGCAGCCCTGTTCGTCGGCGTGGAGTTCGCCATCGGCGCCCGACGCATCGCGCCGCTGTGGCGCATCCTCGACGGCGTCGCGGCCGACGGGTGGACCGACGCGATCGACATGACCGGCGCGCAGGTCGCGGTGGCCGACTATTGCCCGAACTGGTGGCCCGCAGCGACCCAGCTGCTGATCCGTCGGGTCCGGCTCGACCTGGACCACGGCCAGGTCTCCGGTGACCCGCGAGCGCGGCGCCGACGCACCCTGCACCCCGCCCAGCGGGCGCTCCCGCTCGACGACCTCGCTACGGTGGCCAAGGTCGACGGGGTGTTCGCCTACTCGTTCATCGTGACCAACCTCGACGTCTCCACACCTGCCGCAGCCGCGCAGGCCGAGTACTGGTACCGCCACCGCACGAAGGTGGAGAACCTGTTCCGCGACACCAAGCACGGCGCCGCGCTGCGCCACCTCCCCTCCGGACACCTCGCGGTGAACCGAGCCTGGATGTGGGGCGCACTCCTGGCCGCCACCACCAGCGGGTGGCTGCACCACCTCACCGCCCGCACCCGCGACGGGCGCCTGGTCGGGCACGGCGTCCGCGGCGGCCAGGCCATGATCGCCACCCTGCGCCGGCGGCTGATCACCATCCCCGCCCGCCTCGTGCGCCACGCCCGCGGCCTCACCCTGCGCCTACCACCCGGCGAGCACCTACTCGCCGAGGTCCTCGCCCGCGTCCGCGCCCTGCCCGCTCCGTCCTGA
- a CDS encoding ribbon-helix-helix protein, CopG family, which yields MKDHHEVAPDVDLDAEDVRDRQGRRVTNKYAERAAEEALQLVRPGRPALGEVGKHSPRVSFRVPEQVRTQAEQRAAAEGRSVSEIARDALERYLRNVG from the coding sequence ATGAAGGATCACCATGAGGTGGCCCCGGACGTCGATCTCGACGCTGAGGATGTGCGCGACCGGCAAGGCCGGCGCGTCACCAACAAGTATGCCGAGCGCGCCGCGGAGGAGGCGCTCCAGCTGGTGCGTCCGGGGCGGCCGGCGCTCGGTGAGGTCGGCAAGCATTCGCCACGGGTGTCGTTCCGGGTGCCCGAGCAAGTGCGGACGCAGGCTGAACAGCGCGCCGCGGCGGAGGGTCGGTCGGTGTCGGAGATCGCCCGTGACGCGTTGGAGCGGTACCTGCGCAACGTGGGCTGA